GACGTTGTGCAGCAGATGATAGTGCCGCGTATCGAGCTGCCGGCGCAGGGCACGATTGATTGCCGCTTCACCGAGCATGCCCTTGCACCAGGGCTGTCGCAGCAGCCAGAGTATGGCCAGCAGCGGCGGCAGGCACCACACCAGGGCTGTTGCTGCACGGCCAGCCAGATCATCTGTAAGGGGTTAGGTATCTGCACCATCCGTGGTATCCCTCTGACTCTTTCAGTCGAGAATGGTTAATCGAGACGCTTTTCCATAAACACACTGAGCGGGTCAGCCTGATACTGGCCAAAAGGACCACGCTGTCGATATCCCAGTGCCCGATATAAGCCAATAGCTTCCTGCTGGAAAATACCGGTTTCCAGCCGCAGCAGGGTGATGCCCTTGTGCAGCAGATGCTGCTCCAGCGCGGCCATAATCGCCTTGGCGGCCCCCATGCCACGGGCTTCAGGGCGCACGAACACGCGCTTGACCTCACCGTAGCGGCCATCATCCTCAAGCACCTTGACCGCACCACAGGCAATCAGCCCCTGCCCTTCACAATAGGCTCCCAGCAGGCAGGCCTGACTGCGTGCCAGCTCTTCGGGCCCATCCAGACGATTGCTGTCATCGGGATACAACGACAGCATCAGGGTGCTGGACGCATCCAGCAGACGCTTCAGCTCAGGATCAAAGGGATCAACATTACGCACACTGAGCGAGGCCGGAACGCGGCGGGTCATGACATCATCCCTCAGGGTTGCAACAGCGCCAGCGCCGCTGCAATTTCAGACAGACAGGCCACTTCCAGACTCGGCCGCTGCTGCCCAGCAGGCCAGGCAACGCCTTCAGGATTGAACCACAGACTGAACAGCCCCGCCGCATTGGCACCGGCCACATCGTAATGCGGATGGTCACCGACATAAACCATACGCCGGGGCTCCGAGCCGCAGGCCTGCACCAGCGCACTAAACGCAGCAGCCTCGGGCTTGGCGGCACCGACCATATCGGCATTGAGTACCACTTCAAAATAGCGACCAATGCCGATCTGCTGCAAATCGGCATTGCCGTTACTGAACACACCCAGACGGTAGCCTGCCTGCTGCAGGGTCGTCAGCATACTTTCCACCGGCGCAAACAGCTCCACTTCATTACGGGCAACACGAAAGGCCTCGAACGCCGCCTGACTCCAGGCTGCCGCCTGCTCGCCCTGATGA
This Pokkaliibacter sp. MBI-7 DNA region includes the following protein-coding sequences:
- a CDS encoding HAD family hydrolase encodes the protein MSMIKPIPVPVKNPHLDWICFDLDDTLWAVEPVIDRANSRMFDWLASNVPGAAGQYSVTDWPRLRDGVRERFPATAHSVTALRQTVLDELMAALGHQGEQAAAWSQAAFEAFRVARNEVELFAPVESMLTTLQQAGYRLGVFSNGNADLQQIGIGRYFEVVLNADMVGAAKPEAAAFSALVQACGSEPRRMVYVGDHPHYDVAGANAAGLFSLWFNPEGVAWPAGQQRPSLEVACLSEIAAALALLQP
- a CDS encoding GNAT family N-acetyltransferase, with product MTRRVPASLSVRNVDPFDPELKRLLDASSTLMLSLYPDDSNRLDGPEELARSQACLLGAYCEGQGLIACGAVKVLEDDGRYGEVKRVFVRPEARGMGAAKAIMAALEQHLLHKGITLLRLETGIFQQEAIGLYRALGYRQRGPFGQYQADPLSVFMEKRLD